In Streptomyces sp. NBC_01408, one DNA window encodes the following:
- the rbsK gene encoding ribokinase translates to MTAIAVLGSTNMDLVAYVPKAPRLGETVTGRAFRTVPGGKGANQAVAAARCGGEVVMIGAVGADDFGVRLRAALASAGVDTAALRTVEGASGTAHITVDDEGANSIIVVPGANAHVTGLEAGDDSRIGAAECLLLQLELPLDAVLAGALAARAHGGVRTVLTPAPAQPLPAELLAATDLLVPNEHEAAALTGLTDPHRAAEALLEQVPEVVITLGAAGSLYAARGREPLTVPAPRVRAVDTTAAGDTFVGALAVALGEGRPMRSALGWASCAAALSVQRPGAQDSMPTRAEVVAFAAGQDVR, encoded by the coding sequence ATGACGGCCATCGCCGTGCTCGGCAGTACGAACATGGACCTCGTCGCCTACGTCCCCAAGGCCCCCCGCCTCGGGGAGACCGTCACCGGCCGCGCGTTCCGCACGGTCCCCGGCGGCAAGGGCGCCAACCAGGCCGTCGCCGCCGCCCGCTGCGGCGGGGAGGTGGTGATGATCGGGGCGGTCGGGGCCGACGACTTCGGCGTACGGCTGCGCGCCGCGCTCGCCTCCGCCGGAGTCGACACGGCGGCGCTGCGCACCGTCGAGGGCGCCAGCGGCACCGCGCACATCACCGTGGACGACGAGGGCGCCAACAGCATCATCGTCGTCCCGGGGGCGAACGCCCACGTCACCGGCCTGGAGGCGGGTGACGACAGCCGGATCGGCGCGGCGGAGTGCCTGCTGCTCCAGCTGGAGCTGCCGCTGGACGCCGTACTCGCGGGCGCCCTGGCGGCCCGCGCACACGGGGGCGTCCGTACGGTCCTCACCCCCGCCCCCGCCCAGCCGCTGCCCGCGGAACTGCTGGCCGCCACCGACCTCCTGGTCCCCAACGAGCACGAGGCGGCCGCCCTGACCGGGCTCACCGACCCGCACCGCGCGGCCGAGGCGCTCCTGGAGCAGGTGCCGGAGGTGGTGATCACCCTGGGCGCGGCCGGCTCCCTGTACGCGGCCCGGGGGCGGGAGCCGCTGACCGTGCCCGCGCCGCGGGTCCGGGCCGTGGACACCACCGCGGCCGGGGACACCTTCGTCGGAGCCCTCGCCGTGGCCCTCGGGGAGGGCCGCCCGATGCGTTCCGCCCTCGGCTGGGCCTCGTGCGCCGCCGCGCTGTCCGTCCAGCGGCCCGGCGCTCAGGACTCGATGCCGACCCGCGCCGAGGTCGTCGCGTTCGCGGCCGGGCAGGACGTCCGCTGA